From Neobacillus sp. PS2-9, the proteins below share one genomic window:
- the ybaK gene encoding Cys-tRNA(Pro) deacylase codes for MAQAKTNAMRILDAKKIKYDMLTYDNKDGKIDGISVAGKIGREPKEVYKTLVAQSPSKHIYVFVIPVAEELDLKKAARAAGEKSMEMLPVKDIQKWTGYIRGGCSPIGMKKEYKTFLDESCSELPEMVVSAGKIGVQIVVEPNVLKEVTKAEILDIIK; via the coding sequence ATGGCACAAGCTAAAACCAATGCAATGCGCATACTGGATGCGAAGAAAATCAAGTATGACATGCTTACATACGATAATAAGGATGGAAAAATTGACGGGATTTCTGTAGCGGGAAAAATCGGTCGGGAGCCAAAGGAAGTCTATAAGACGCTCGTGGCACAAAGCCCAAGCAAACATATTTATGTGTTCGTCATTCCAGTTGCCGAGGAATTGGATTTGAAAAAGGCAGCAAGAGCAGCGGGTGAAAAAAGCATGGAGATGCTTCCTGTAAAGGATATTCAAAAGTGGACAGGCTATATCCGTGGTGGCTGCTCCCCTATCGGGATGAAAAAAGAATACAAGACCTTTTTGGACGAAAGCTGTAGCGAGTTGCCTGAGATGGTGGTCAGCGCAGGGAAGATTGGCGTTCAAATAGTAGTGGAGCCTAATGTATTAAAAGAAGTAACAAAGGCAGAGATTCTGGACATCATTAAATGA
- a CDS encoding PRK06851 family protein encodes MAGKIRNYFAGGNTARGFHNLYDSNLQGLDRLFILKGGPGTGKSSLMKKIGNEWVEQGYDVEFLHCSSDNNSIDGVLIPALKVGIVDGTAPHVIEPNAPGAVEEYINLGEAWNARALSVQKYVIQKLTRQISQSFQKAYATFKEALEIHDDWEKIYINSMDFKKADQLTKKLIDTFFGKMRLNKTPDVRHRFLGAATPKGAVDFVPNLTEEIPKRYFIKGRPGSGKSTMLKKLAAAAEERGVDVEIYHCGFDPNSLDMCIFRELGIAIFDSTAPHEYFPSRDGDEILDMYELLIEPGTDEIFADFISKISAKYKNKMTEATSYLAKAKELHDELEEIYVAAMDFSVVEKIQSKIAEEIKNLAASTV; translated from the coding sequence GTGGCAGGGAAAATTAGAAATTATTTTGCTGGCGGGAACACAGCCAGAGGTTTCCATAACCTTTACGATTCCAATCTTCAAGGACTAGATCGGTTGTTTATTTTAAAAGGTGGTCCAGGGACAGGTAAATCTTCATTGATGAAAAAAATAGGCAACGAATGGGTGGAACAGGGCTATGATGTAGAGTTTTTACATTGTTCCTCTGATAATAATTCCATTGATGGCGTGCTCATTCCAGCGTTAAAAGTCGGGATCGTTGATGGAACCGCACCGCATGTCATTGAGCCGAATGCACCTGGAGCAGTGGAAGAATATATAAACCTAGGTGAAGCCTGGAATGCCCGTGCTCTTAGTGTGCAAAAATATGTGATTCAAAAGCTCACCAGACAGATTAGCCAGTCCTTTCAAAAGGCCTACGCAACATTTAAGGAAGCATTAGAAATTCATGATGATTGGGAAAAAATTTATATTAATAGTATGGATTTTAAAAAGGCTGATCAATTAACAAAAAAATTAATTGACACCTTCTTTGGGAAAATGAGATTGAATAAAACGCCTGATGTCCGTCATCGATTCTTAGGTGCAGCGACACCTAAAGGCGCGGTTGATTTCGTTCCGAACTTAACAGAAGAGATTCCTAAACGCTACTTTATTAAAGGGCGCCCTGGTTCCGGGAAATCAACGATGTTGAAAAAACTAGCAGCTGCGGCCGAGGAACGTGGTGTGGATGTAGAGATTTATCACTGCGGCTTTGATCCAAATAGCCTCGATATGTGTATTTTCAGAGAGCTCGGCATCGCTATTTTTGATAGTACGGCACCACATGAATACTTTCCGAGCCGTGATGGCGACGAAATCCTCGACATGTATGAACTTTTGATTGAACCTGGAACAGACGAAATTTTTGCTGATTTTATCAGTAAAATTTCTGCTAAGTACAAAAATAAAATGACTGAAGCGACCAGCTATCTAGCTAAAGCAAAAGAGTTGCACGATGAGCTTGAAGAAATTTATGTAGCTGCGATGGACTTCTCGGTTGTTGAAAAAATTCAAAGTAAAATTGCTGAGGAAATTAAGAATTTAGCGGCTTCTACCGTTTAA